Proteins encoded together in one Vitis vinifera cultivar Pinot Noir 40024 chromosome 4, ASM3070453v1 window:
- the LOC100250997 gene encoding uncharacterized protein LOC100250997 isoform X4, with the protein MPTIDLDDIVPKVSRSAALRFSPLLVINGLSRKASFYWKLPQQPIKLSVLKLDGSCFQIEVTKTSTVAELKQAVEDAFSHLPKKGPGKISWLHVWGHFCLCYNDQKLVTETEYIKNYGIKDGDQLHFVRHQSINYNLRKRRQKRRCGALTQPRISDGCEEKESNGEEDDNQENQKKEIFRKREKFKLSMLLGGWFSYSKLTSPGRRKYEGKTSKSKFSSGLLGSFRKMVRIYNKKSAFSKNGMERGLMGSK; encoded by the exons ATGCCTACCATTGATCTGGACGATATTGTGCCCAAGGTTTCACGATCTGCTGCTCTGCGTTTCTCGCCATTGCTCGTTATCAATGGCCTTTCTCGGAAGGCTTCTTTCTATTGGAAGCTTCCTCAACAGCCCATCAAGCTCTCTGTTCTCAAATTGGATGGCTCTTGTTTCC AAATTGAAGTAACAAAGACATCAACTGTTGCAGAGCTCAAGCAGGCAGTGGAGGATGCCTTTAGTCATTTGCCGAAGAAGGGACCTGGAAAGATTTCATG GCTGCATGTTTGGGGCCATTTCTGCTTATGTTATAATGATCAGAAGCTAGTAACTGAAACCGAGTATATCAAAAACTATGGGATCAAAGACGGTGATCAG CTTCATTTTGTCCGGCATCAATCAATCAACTATAACTTGAGAAAAAGGCGACAAAAAAGGCGGTGTGGTGCTTTGACACAACCCAGAAT ATCAGATGGCTGTGAAGAGAAAGAATCCAATGGCGAAGAAGATGATAATCAAGAGAATCAGAAGAAGGAAATTTTCAGAAAACGGGAGAAGTTCAAATTGTCAATGTTATTGGGTGGTTGGTTCTCATACTCCAAACTCACAAGCCCAGGAAGAAGGAAATATGAAGGCAAGACGAGTAAATCAAAATTTAGCAGTGGCTTGTTGGGCAGTTTTAGAAAGATGGTACGGATTTACAATAAGAAATCCGCCTTCTCAAAGAATGGCATGGAGAGAGGATTAATGGGGTCCAAGTAA
- the LOC109122511 gene encoding ATP synthase subunit b', chloroplastic yields MANMIVASTKTLITSSPSLPPTTTTPRPKFHLPHISLPRLPKLLSLKSAALIAATTTTSLSLAPLPSMAEEIEKAALFEFNLTLPIMMAQFLLLMVALDKIYYSPLGKFMDERNAAIKEKLNSVKDTSGEVKQLEEQAAAVMKAVRAEISAALNQMKKETAAEVEMKLAEGRKKVEAELQEALAVLEKQKEDTIKALDSQIAALSQQIVNKVLPL; encoded by the coding sequence ATGGCTAACATGATCGTGGCTTCCACCAAAACCCTAATCACCTCCtccccctccctccctcccaccaccaccacccccaGACCCAAATTCCACCTTCCCCACATCTCTCTCCCCCGACTCCCCAAACTCCTCTCCCTCAAATCCGCCGCCCTCATCGCCgctaccaccaccacctcccTCTCTCTCGCTCCACTTCCCTCCATGGCAGAAGAGATCGAGAAGGCCGCCCTCTTCGAATTCAACCTCACCCTTCCCATCATGATGGCCCAGTTCCTCCTCCTCATGGTCGCACTCGACAAGATCTACTACTCTCCCCTCGGCAAATTCATGGACGAAAGAAACGCCGCTATCAAGGAAAAGCTCAACAGCGTGAAGGACACTTCCGGCGAAGTGAAGCAGCTGGAGGAGCAGGCTGCGGCTGTGATGAAGGCGGTGAGGGCGGAGATATCGGCGGCCCTCAACCAGATGAAGAAGGAGACGGCGGCGGAAGTAGAGATGAAGCTGGCGGAGGGGAGGAAGAAGGTGGAAGCGGAGCTGCAAGAGGCTTTGGCCGTTTTGGAGAAGCAGAAGGAGGACACCATCAAGGCTCTTGATTCTCAGATCGCTGCTCTGAGTCAGCAAATTGTGAACAAGGTCCTTCCCCtctga
- the LOC100250997 gene encoding uncharacterized protein LOC100250997 isoform X1, which produces MPTIDLDDIVPKVSRSAALRFSPLLVINGLSRKASFYWKLPQQPIKLSVLKLDGSCFQIEVTKTSTVAELKQAVEDAFSHLPKKGPGKISWLHVWGHFCLCYNDQKLVTETEYIKNYGIKDGDQVQLHFVRHQSINYNLRKRRQKRRCGALTQPRMSSCRSDGCEEKESNGEEDDNQENQKKEIFRKREKFKLSMLLGGWFSYSKLTSPGRRKYEGKTSKSKFSSGLLGSFRKMVRIYNKKSAFSKNGMERGLMGSK; this is translated from the exons ATGCCTACCATTGATCTGGACGATATTGTGCCCAAGGTTTCACGATCTGCTGCTCTGCGTTTCTCGCCATTGCTCGTTATCAATGGCCTTTCTCGGAAGGCTTCTTTCTATTGGAAGCTTCCTCAACAGCCCATCAAGCTCTCTGTTCTCAAATTGGATGGCTCTTGTTTCC AAATTGAAGTAACAAAGACATCAACTGTTGCAGAGCTCAAGCAGGCAGTGGAGGATGCCTTTAGTCATTTGCCGAAGAAGGGACCTGGAAAGATTTCATG GCTGCATGTTTGGGGCCATTTCTGCTTATGTTATAATGATCAGAAGCTAGTAACTGAAACCGAGTATATCAAAAACTATGGGATCAAAGACGGTGATCAG GTGCAGCTTCATTTTGTCCGGCATCAATCAATCAACTATAACTTGAGAAAAAGGCGACAAAAAAGGCGGTGTGGTGCTTTGACACAACCCAGAAT GTCGTCCTGCAGATCAGATGGCTGTGAAGAGAAAGAATCCAATGGCGAAGAAGATGATAATCAAGAGAATCAGAAGAAGGAAATTTTCAGAAAACGGGAGAAGTTCAAATTGTCAATGTTATTGGGTGGTTGGTTCTCATACTCCAAACTCACAAGCCCAGGAAGAAGGAAATATGAAGGCAAGACGAGTAAATCAAAATTTAGCAGTGGCTTGTTGGGCAGTTTTAGAAAGATGGTACGGATTTACAATAAGAAATCCGCCTTCTCAAAGAATGGCATGGAGAGAGGATTAATGGGGTCCAAGTAA
- the LOC100250997 gene encoding uncharacterized protein LOC100250997 isoform X2, which produces MPTIDLDDIVPKVSRSAALRFSPLLVINGLSRKASFYWKLPQQPIKLSVLKLDGSCFQIEVTKTSTVAELKQAVEDAFSHLPKKGPGKISWLHVWGHFCLCYNDQKLVTETEYIKNYGIKDGDQLHFVRHQSINYNLRKRRQKRRCGALTQPRMSSCRSDGCEEKESNGEEDDNQENQKKEIFRKREKFKLSMLLGGWFSYSKLTSPGRRKYEGKTSKSKFSSGLLGSFRKMVRIYNKKSAFSKNGMERGLMGSK; this is translated from the exons ATGCCTACCATTGATCTGGACGATATTGTGCCCAAGGTTTCACGATCTGCTGCTCTGCGTTTCTCGCCATTGCTCGTTATCAATGGCCTTTCTCGGAAGGCTTCTTTCTATTGGAAGCTTCCTCAACAGCCCATCAAGCTCTCTGTTCTCAAATTGGATGGCTCTTGTTTCC AAATTGAAGTAACAAAGACATCAACTGTTGCAGAGCTCAAGCAGGCAGTGGAGGATGCCTTTAGTCATTTGCCGAAGAAGGGACCTGGAAAGATTTCATG GCTGCATGTTTGGGGCCATTTCTGCTTATGTTATAATGATCAGAAGCTAGTAACTGAAACCGAGTATATCAAAAACTATGGGATCAAAGACGGTGATCAG CTTCATTTTGTCCGGCATCAATCAATCAACTATAACTTGAGAAAAAGGCGACAAAAAAGGCGGTGTGGTGCTTTGACACAACCCAGAAT GTCGTCCTGCAGATCAGATGGCTGTGAAGAGAAAGAATCCAATGGCGAAGAAGATGATAATCAAGAGAATCAGAAGAAGGAAATTTTCAGAAAACGGGAGAAGTTCAAATTGTCAATGTTATTGGGTGGTTGGTTCTCATACTCCAAACTCACAAGCCCAGGAAGAAGGAAATATGAAGGCAAGACGAGTAAATCAAAATTTAGCAGTGGCTTGTTGGGCAGTTTTAGAAAGATGGTACGGATTTACAATAAGAAATCCGCCTTCTCAAAGAATGGCATGGAGAGAGGATTAATGGGGTCCAAGTAA
- the LOC100250997 gene encoding uncharacterized protein LOC100250997 isoform X3 gives MPTIDLDDIVPKVSRSAALRFSPLLVINGLSRKASFYWKLPQQPIKLSVLKLDGSCFQIEVTKTSTVAELKQAVEDAFSHLPKKGPGKISWLHVWGHFCLCYNDQKLVTETEYIKNYGIKDGDQVQLHFVRHQSINYNLRKRRQKRRCGALTQPRISDGCEEKESNGEEDDNQENQKKEIFRKREKFKLSMLLGGWFSYSKLTSPGRRKYEGKTSKSKFSSGLLGSFRKMVRIYNKKSAFSKNGMERGLMGSK, from the exons ATGCCTACCATTGATCTGGACGATATTGTGCCCAAGGTTTCACGATCTGCTGCTCTGCGTTTCTCGCCATTGCTCGTTATCAATGGCCTTTCTCGGAAGGCTTCTTTCTATTGGAAGCTTCCTCAACAGCCCATCAAGCTCTCTGTTCTCAAATTGGATGGCTCTTGTTTCC AAATTGAAGTAACAAAGACATCAACTGTTGCAGAGCTCAAGCAGGCAGTGGAGGATGCCTTTAGTCATTTGCCGAAGAAGGGACCTGGAAAGATTTCATG GCTGCATGTTTGGGGCCATTTCTGCTTATGTTATAATGATCAGAAGCTAGTAACTGAAACCGAGTATATCAAAAACTATGGGATCAAAGACGGTGATCAG GTGCAGCTTCATTTTGTCCGGCATCAATCAATCAACTATAACTTGAGAAAAAGGCGACAAAAAAGGCGGTGTGGTGCTTTGACACAACCCAGAAT ATCAGATGGCTGTGAAGAGAAAGAATCCAATGGCGAAGAAGATGATAATCAAGAGAATCAGAAGAAGGAAATTTTCAGAAAACGGGAGAAGTTCAAATTGTCAATGTTATTGGGTGGTTGGTTCTCATACTCCAAACTCACAAGCCCAGGAAGAAGGAAATATGAAGGCAAGACGAGTAAATCAAAATTTAGCAGTGGCTTGTTGGGCAGTTTTAGAAAGATGGTACGGATTTACAATAAGAAATCCGCCTTCTCAAAGAATGGCATGGAGAGAGGATTAATGGGGTCCAAGTAA